The window GTAGCTTGAGCTGCTGCCAAACTTCTCATGAAGCCTTCACCTCTTTAGGTGGACGGTAGTTCACTTACATATTCAGATAAAAAGATGTTGAGCTCAAACTTTTGTAAAGTGGTAAAATAATTTAAAAAGAATAATTTCGATAGAGTGAGCTGGAAATAAGTCTAAAAACAAATGGCAAACATATTGAAATGAAAGGAGAAAATATATGAAAAACAAAATAGAGATAATCAGGAAAAGATATGACAGAGCTGCTAAATACTACGATGCTATTGAAAATATGATGGAGAAAAAGTGGTTTTCTCAGTGGAGGAAGTTATTATTTAGCCATATAAAAGGCCCTAAGGTTTTAGAAGTAGGTGTCGGCACAGGTAAAAATATGCCTTATTATAGTCAAGATTGGGAGATAGTTGCAATAGATTTTAGCCCCAAGATGCTGGAAAAAGCAAAAGAAAGGGCTGCAAAATTAAATTTGCAAGTAGACTTAAGACTTATGGATGTTCAGAATTTGGAATTTAGTGATAACTCTGTCGATACAGTTGTGACAGCCTGTGTATTTTGTTCAGTACCAGATCCCATTTTGGGATTGAAAGAAGTCCACAGAGTCCTAAAAGGCGATGGGCTTTTAGTAATGCTTGAACATGTTCGAAGCAAAAAAGAGCCAATAGGCAAAATAATGGATATATTAAATCCCTTGGTTGTTGGACTTTATGGAGCTAATATAAATCGAAATACAGTAGAAAATGTTAAAAAAGCCGGGTTTGAGATTAAGGAAAAGAACTTGTTATCTGACATTGTGAAACTGATTAATGCAAAGCCTATAAAATAAAGGGATTGGGCTTATCTTCCCAACCCCTTTTATCTTTTTTTATCTTATTTTGTACTTCTTCAGCTTCTTATCAAGCTCATCAACAAGCCTTTGCAAAGATTGTGCTGAGTATTTCATCTCGTTTATAGAATTTAACTGGTTTTCAACAGTTGCAGCAACTTCCTGTGATGCAGCAGCTGTTTCTTGTGAGACTGAGGATATACTCTCAATTGCTCTTATTACAGCATTTCTTGCCTCTTCCATTCTATTTAGAGCTTCTTTTACAATTTGCGTCTTTTCAACAATTGCATTGATTTCATCAGAGATTTTTGCAAAAGACTGCTGGGACTCAATCACAGCATCTCGTTGACCAAGTGCTGCTGCTTTGATTTCGTCAATAATCTTGATTGTATTTTCTGTCTCGTTGAGGATAACATCAACTATTGAATTTATCTCATCTGCAGCTTTTTTACTCTGGTCAGCAAGTTTTCTTACCTCGTCAGCAACAACAGCAAAACCTTTGCCTGCCTCGCCTGCTCTTGCTGCTTCAATTGCAGCGTTCAAGGCTAAGAGGTTTGTTTGCTCAGCAATTGTATTTATTACCTCAACAAAGTTGGATATGGTCTTAATTCTCTCCGCGAATGTCATGATTGTTTCAATTACCTTTTCAGCGGTTGAAAGAGCAACTTCGCTCTTTTCACGAAGATCATTCATTTTTTCAATTCCGTCTTTGTTAAGAGTCTCGATTTTATTTGTTTCTTCAATTACGGCATTATAACTTTCTGAAACTGCATTGAGCTGTTCAGAGAGATTATTTACTAAAAGAACGCCATACTGCGCTTCTTCTGCCTGCTGTGAAGCACCTTTTGCAATTTCTTCAACTGTCTTTGCAATTTCTTCAATTGCTGCAGCTGCCTCTTCAGATGTCTTTGTAACCTTCTTTGATGCCCCAACTATTGCATTTGATAAGTTAAAAAACTCCTCAATCAGAAGTTTTACGTCAGAAAGTACAACATTTACACTTGATGCAACTCTTTGGATATTCCCAAATTCCTTTGATGAAATGAGTTTGCTATAGTCTCCGTTCTTGATAACTTCCAGAGTATTTTCAAGCTTTGTAATCATCTTATTCATTTCATAGCGGATCATAAAAGCTGTTATTGCAAGTGTTAGAATAAACGTGATTGTTGCAACTACGATGCTGTAAAGTTTTAGATTGCTTGTTGGCATGAGAATTCCAAGAAGAATGTCAAGAATAATTATAAACGGGAGGGCCACGTATGTAAGACTAGTAACTCCTTTTTTTACAGATTCCTTTCCATTACTTTTTGGTGGCATTGACTTCACTCCTTATCCCATAAATTTCTTCCTTATACCATTTATTATAATACAAGAAGTTAAATTATTGCTAATATTTCTTTTAAAAAAGTTATCTTTGGTGTTTAAATGACATTTAAAGATTAAATACTACTATTAGGTTGTTGAATAAAAAAATATTACCAGCAATGCATAAAACAAACATAAATTATTGATTCCATTCATAAGCGAAAGAAAACTTTTTACCTTCTAACTTTCTAAGAAGTTGCTCAAACAGCTTAGTATCCAATCAATATACCTTTTATAATTTCTAAATCCCTTGAGCCTTACATTCTCAAGATTATTTTCACCTTTTAATTTGCTAAGTAGTCTTTCAATCTTTGTTCTCTGCCTGTATAACTTTTTACCCTCTTCAGTTTCTAAAAATCTTATGTTCTTGCTTTTAAAACTATTGCTAACATTGTTTATATCTTTCATGTTTCTTTTGTTTATCCCGGCAACAAATTTAACTTTAAGCTCATTTGCTATATTAAACTATTCTACTACAATCGTATCCCGCATCTGCTAATACAATCTCACAGCCAAAGAGCCCCATGCCCTATACAAAAGCTCTTCTTGTCGCACGTCTATTAATTTGCCCCTGTTAAAATTCAGAAAAGTGGTATTACTTCTTCTTTACCTGTACACAAAAGATGTAATTTGTATCCCCTATAAAATCCTATTGTAATATGTATACCTATTTTTGCTTCTGAATCATTTTTGGCACTTCTAAGCGGCGTAGAGTCTACTATCACTATACTCATATCAGG is drawn from Caldicellulosiruptor naganoensis and contains these coding sequences:
- a CDS encoding methyl-accepting chemotaxis protein — encoded protein: MPPKSNGKESVKKGVTSLTYVALPFIIILDILLGILMPTSNLKLYSIVVATITFILTLAITAFMIRYEMNKMITKLENTLEVIKNGDYSKLISSKEFGNIQRVASSVNVVLSDVKLLIEEFFNLSNAIVGASKKVTKTSEEAAAAIEEIAKTVEEIAKGASQQAEEAQYGVLLVNNLSEQLNAVSESYNAVIEETNKIETLNKDGIEKMNDLREKSEVALSTAEKVIETIMTFAERIKTISNFVEVINTIAEQTNLLALNAAIEAARAGEAGKGFAVVADEVRKLADQSKKAADEINSIVDVILNETENTIKIIDEIKAAALGQRDAVIESQQSFAKISDEINAIVEKTQIVKEALNRMEEARNAVIRAIESISSVSQETAAASQEVAATVENQLNSINEMKYSAQSLQRLVDELDKKLKKYKIR
- a CDS encoding class I SAM-dependent methyltransferase, which translates into the protein MKNKIEIIRKRYDRAAKYYDAIENMMEKKWFSQWRKLLFSHIKGPKVLEVGVGTGKNMPYYSQDWEIVAIDFSPKMLEKAKERAAKLNLQVDLRLMDVQNLEFSDNSVDTVVTACVFCSVPDPILGLKEVHRVLKGDGLLVMLEHVRSKKEPIGKIMDILNPLVVGLYGANINRNTVENVKKAGFEIKEKNLLSDIVKLINAKPIK